The genomic region GTTATTTTTATCCATGCCCCGGGAGAGATATCTGCAATGAATGGACCTTGGACAGAATGGGATCATGTATTAAAGGTAGATCCTGATAAACCGCTTGTTGATGGTGAAACATTCGAGGATGTGTGTCAGACAGGTACTGATGCGATTGAAATTGGTGGCACACTCGATATCACGACTGAGAAAATGCAAGAAGTAGTTGATGCCTGCTCGCGATATGACATGCCGCTGTACCAGGAACCATCAAATCCAGCAGTTGTTGTTGAATCAGACGCGCTTGATGGTTATCTTGTGCCAACAGTATTCAACGCTGAGTCAGCGTTCTGGGTGGCTGGAGCACATAAAGAATGGGTCCGAATCGATGGTCCACTTGACTGGGAGCGAACGGCAACCGAGGCATATATTGTGTTGAACCCTGACGCGTCTGTTGCTGAAGTGACTGAAGCAAACACTGATCAGACAGCAGAAGACGTTGCTGCATTTGCAACCGTTGCTGAACGACTGTTTGGTCAGGAGATTATCTATATCGAATACTCTGGAACATTTGGTGATACAAAAAAGGTGGCAGCGGCGGCAGCAGCACTTACTGAGTCAACATTATTCTATGGTGGTGGGATTGGGGGGTATGATTCTGCATATGAGATGGGAGCCCATGCCGATACGATTGTTGTTGGAGATTTACTCCATGATGAGGGAGTCGATGCTGTCAGTGAGACTGTTGCTGGTGTCAAAGATGCACACGCAGACGGTGAGATTTGACATCCTCCCCGCGCTGAAGCGCGAGGCTTTCTCCTCGATTCTCCGTAATAATCTCATTTTAGCTCTAACTTTCGATCTAATGCCGTTGGTAATAATAAAAATATCAAATAATCAAATTATAGACGATCTTATCAAATCTCACCATAGATAGCACGGGATACGAACCGTATTTGAATTTGATCCGGTAAATAAAATTAGCACTCACTGAAATAACTCACACCAATTGGTATCGATCTCTGTTGGTTTTGATACATGATATTCTTCAGGTCTGGCTACAACCCACAAACACAGATACAAAACTATCATTAAGACTCTTCGTCACCGTCATCTCTGATAAGAGAGGTGAGAAGCTATGAAGTTAATTCTGAGACTGACTCCGTCATGAACACCGACCCACCGAAACTGAGCATCGATTCCTGTAG from Haloquadratum walsbyi C23 harbors:
- a CDS encoding phosphoglycerol geranylgeranyltransferase, which codes for MNGPWTEWDHVLKVDPDKPLVDGETFEDVCQTGTDAIEIGGTLDITTEKMQEVVDACSRYDMPLYQEPSNPAVVVESDALDGYLVPTVFNAESAFWVAGAHKEWVRIDGPLDWERTATEAYIVLNPDASVAEVTEANTDQTAEDVAAFATVAERLFGQEIIYIEYSGTFGDTKKVAAAAAALTESTLFYGGGIGGYDSAYEMGAHADTIVVGDLLHDEGVDAVSETVAGVKDAHADGEI